From the genome of Calliopsis andreniformis isolate RMS-2024a unplaced genomic scaffold, iyCalAndr_principal scaffold0022, whole genome shotgun sequence, one region includes:
- the LOC143187027 gene encoding U2 snRNP-associated SURP motif-containing protein isoform X3, with amino-acid sequence MADKAIMKQIAEQKLKAFSIGTMGKRPLSKKELEEQRKKEQEQAAAQAFEEFVATFQETPSKTTSKVWVKAGTYDAGKRQEDTREKGKLYKPQSKISELVDNRSSAEQAQEYARLLGSNERKLDRLGKKKKEGEKKKSNLELFKEELKMIQEEREERHKYKGVVKTVISAQSEDPMMAALKCVEDGSFDNGDPNTTNLYLGNLNPKITEQQLMEIFGKYGPLASIKIMWPRSDEEKARQRNCGFVAFMSRKDGERALKNLNGRDIMQYEMKLGWGKSVPIPPYPIYIPPALMEITQPPPPSGLPFNAQPHRRDRHKVLQNAVVKVVIPTERNLVMLIHRMVEFVIREGPMFEAMIMNRELNNPMFRFLFENYSPAHTYYRWKLYSILQGDGQKEWRTEDFRMFKGGSVWRPPPINPWTQGMPDELIEMEERQEPRRGSLSNSQRDRLEDLLRNISPERIKVAEAMVFCIEHAEAAEEICDCISESLSILQTPVNKKIARLYLISDILHNCGVKVNNATIYRKAFETRLLDIFNEVHQAYKQFDSRLKAEGFKVRVMRMFRAWEDWAVYPREFLVKLQNTFLGLVLADEPEPENDEDIDGAPLSDVDGDGTEDLDGVPLDGAALLKGAMKHGLTPQTTSNYDDIDGVPMDEDIDGVPMDEEDSSNIRNKDGKKTAIPAGFVPSRWETVDPDQVEAQAMTTSKWDELGQNDDSNSQDTSMDSSGRDYNEERRNRLREIEVKIMQYQDELESGRRTLKSGMTIQGQVEHYRKKLIRKSEREMKDVKSEEREDERRREKKRSTTPESPSHYRDRRRTSTSPSSKSNRYRSRSRSPRGKRRSRSPYKKRVPVTPSPPRIRRTPSPSFSSRISRRSPTNERNDRKRRARSPSLSPPPPPRASKHRANSPPSPSPRKHRHKHKY; translated from the exons ATGGCAGACAAAGCTATTATGAAG caAATTGCAGAACAGAAATTAAAAGCATTTTCTATTGGCACAATGGGTAAAAGACCACTAAGTAAAAAAGAATTAGAAGAGCAACGTAAAAAGGAACAGGAGCAAGCTGCAGCTCAG GCATTTGAAGAGTTTGTAGCAACTTTTCAAGAAACACCTAGTAAAACAACAAGCAAAGTTTGGGTAAAGGCAGGTACCTATGATGCGGGTAAACGAC AAGAAGATACGAGAGAAAAAGGGAAACTTTATAAACCTCAATCAAAAATATCAGAGCTTGTTGATAATAGATCATCAGCTGAACAAGCACAAGAATATGCAAGGTTACTGGGATCAAATGAAAGAAAATtggatagacttggaaagaagaaaaaagaaggtGAAAAAAAGAAGAGTAATCTTGAACTATTCAAAGAAGAATTAAAGATGATACAAGAAGAGCGTGAAGAAAGGCATAAATACAAAGGTGTAGTGAAGACTGTTATCTCTGCTCAATCAGAAGATCCAATGATGGCAGCATTAAAATGTGTTGAAG atggATCATTTGATAATGGAGATCCAAATACAACAAACTTATACTTGGGAAATTTAAATCCAAAG ATTACAGAGCAGCAATTAATGGAAATATTTGGCAAATATGGACCACTTGCTAGTATTAAAATTATGTGGCCACGTAGTGATGAAGAAAAAGCTAGACAAAGAAATTGTGGTTTTGTTGCTTTTATGAGCCGCAAAGATGGAGAACGAGCTTTAAAAAATCTTAATG GTCGTGATATAATGCAGTACGAGATGAAATTAGGCTGGGGAAAAAGTGTACCAATTCCACCTTACCCTATTTATATTCCACCTGCTTTAATGGAGATAACACAACCACCACCTCCGTCTGGTcttccatttaatgctcaaccacatcgtcgCGACAGGCATAAG GTGTTGCAGAACGCAGTTGTCAAAGTGGTTATCCCAACAGAGAG GAACCTTGTCATGTTAATACATAGAATGGTAGAATTTGTCATTCGAGAAGGCCCAATGTTTGAAGCAATGATAATGAATAGAGAACTGAATAATCCTATGTTTAg atttttatttgaaaattattcTCCTGCTCATACATATTATCGATGGaagttatattctatattacaaGGAGATGGGCAAAAGGAATGGCGTACAGAAGATTTTAGAATGTTTAAAGGAGGAAGTGTATGGAGACCACCACCTATCAATCCTTGGACCCAAGGAATGCCTGACGAATTAATTGAAATGGAAGAGAGGCAAGAACCTAGAAGAGGTAGTTTGTCAAACAG TCAACGAGACCGATTAGAAGATCTATTACGAAACATATCACCTGAAAGGATAAAGGTTGCAGAAGCAATGGTGTTTTGTATAGAACATGCTGAAGCAGCAGAAGAAATTTGTGATTGTATTTCAGAATCACTATCAATACTGCAAACTcctgtaaataaaaaaattgcaaGATTGTATCTTATATCAGATATATTACATAACTGTGGTGTCAAAGTAAATAATGCTACTATTTATCGAAAAGC GTTTGAAACTCGACTACTGGATATATTTAATGAAGTTCATCAAGCCTACAAACAATTTGATAGTAGATTAAAGGCAGAAGGATTTAAAGTTCGTGTAATGAGAATGTTTAGAGCATGGGAAGATTGGGCAGTTTATCCGCGAGAATTTCTTgttaaactacaaaatacatTCCTTGGTCTTGTTTTG GCAGATGAACCTGAACCAGAAAATGATGAAGATATTGATGGAGCACCTCTATCAGATGTCGATGGAGATGGCACCGAAGATTTGGATGGCGTACCATTAGACGGTGCTGCTCTTCTTAAAGGCGCTATGAAACATGGTTTAACTCCACAAACAACTTCGAATTACGATGACATTGATGGAGTTCCTA TGGATGAAGATATTGATGGTGTACCAATGGATGAAGAAGATTCTTCAAATATACGTAATAAGGATGGGAAGAAAACAGCAATTCCAGCAGGTTTTGTCCCATCACGGTGGGAAACTGTTGATCCTGACCAG GTTGAAGCACAAGCTATGACCACTAGTAAATGGGACGAGTTAGGTCAAAACGATGATTCAAATTCTCAGGATACTAGTATGGATTCTAG TGGTAGAGATTATAATGAAGAAAGGAGGAACAGACTACGTGAAATTGAAGTCAAAATAATGCAGTATCAAGATGAATTGGAAAGTGGTAGAAGAACATTAAAATCTGGTATGACCATTCAAGGACAAGTAGAACATTACAGAAAAAAACTTATACGAAAG AGTGAGAGAGAAATGAAAGATGTAAAAAGTGAGGAACGCGAAGATGAAAGGCGAAGAGAAAAAAAGCGAAGTACAACACCAGAATCACCAAGTCATTATAGAGATCGAAGACGAACTTCAACAAGTCCATCATCTAAAAGCAATAGATACAG GTCGCGTAGTAGATCACCACGTGGTAAACGCAGATCACGATCACCATACAAAAAACGAGTGCCTGTGACACCATCCCCGCCACGAATTCGACGTACGCCTTCACCTTCTTTTTCATCCAGAATATCTCGTAGATCGCCAACTAATGAACGAAACGATAGGAAAAGAAGAGCTAGATCGCCGTCACTCTCACCACCACCTCCACCACGTGCTTCAAAACATAGAGCTAATAGTCCACCGTCTCCATCTCCACGTAAACATAGACATAAACATAAATATTAA
- the LOC143187027 gene encoding U2 snRNP-associated SURP motif-containing protein isoform X1 gives MADKAIMKQIAEQKLKAFSIGTMGKRPLSKKELEEQRKKEQEQAAAQAFEEFVATFQETPSKTTSKVWVKAGTYDAGKRQEDTREKGKLYKPQSKISELVDNRSSAEQAQEYARLLGSNERKLDRLGKKKKEGEKKKSNLELFKEELKMIQEEREERHKYKGVVKTVISAQSEDPMMAALKCVEDGSFDNGDPNTTNLYLGNLNPKITEQQLMEIFGKYGPLASIKIMWPRSDEEKARQRNCGFVAFMSRKDGERALKNLNGRDIMQYEMKLGWGKSVPIPPYPIYIPPALMEITQPPPPSGLPFNAQPHRRDRHKVPRIRNLQTTDPQEKENFEKVLQNAVVKVVIPTERNLVMLIHRMVEFVIREGPMFEAMIMNRELNNPMFRFLFENYSPAHTYYRWKLYSILQGDGQKEWRTEDFRMFKGGSVWRPPPINPWTQGMPDELIEMEERQEPRRGSLSNSQRDRLEDLLRNISPERIKVAEAMVFCIEHAEAAEEICDCISESLSILQTPVNKKIARLYLISDILHNCGVKVNNATIYRKAFETRLLDIFNEVHQAYKQFDSRLKAEGFKVRVMRMFRAWEDWAVYPREFLVKLQNTFLGLVLADEPEPENDEDIDGAPLSDVDGDGTEDLDGVPLDGAALLKGAMKHGLTPQTTSNYDDIDGVPMDEDIDGVPMDEEDSSNIRNKDGKKTAIPAGFVPSRWETVDPDQVEAQAMTTSKWDELGQNDDSNSQDTSMDSSGRDYNEERRNRLREIEVKIMQYQDELESGRRTLKSGMTIQGQVEHYRKKLIRKSEREMKDVKSEEREDERRREKKRSTTPESPSHYRDRRRTSTSPSSKSNRYRSRSRSPRGKRRSRSPYKKRVPVTPSPPRIRRTPSPSFSSRISRRSPTNERNDRKRRARSPSLSPPPPPRASKHRANSPPSPSPRKHRHKHKY, from the exons ATGGCAGACAAAGCTATTATGAAG caAATTGCAGAACAGAAATTAAAAGCATTTTCTATTGGCACAATGGGTAAAAGACCACTAAGTAAAAAAGAATTAGAAGAGCAACGTAAAAAGGAACAGGAGCAAGCTGCAGCTCAG GCATTTGAAGAGTTTGTAGCAACTTTTCAAGAAACACCTAGTAAAACAACAAGCAAAGTTTGGGTAAAGGCAGGTACCTATGATGCGGGTAAACGAC AAGAAGATACGAGAGAAAAAGGGAAACTTTATAAACCTCAATCAAAAATATCAGAGCTTGTTGATAATAGATCATCAGCTGAACAAGCACAAGAATATGCAAGGTTACTGGGATCAAATGAAAGAAAATtggatagacttggaaagaagaaaaaagaaggtGAAAAAAAGAAGAGTAATCTTGAACTATTCAAAGAAGAATTAAAGATGATACAAGAAGAGCGTGAAGAAAGGCATAAATACAAAGGTGTAGTGAAGACTGTTATCTCTGCTCAATCAGAAGATCCAATGATGGCAGCATTAAAATGTGTTGAAG atggATCATTTGATAATGGAGATCCAAATACAACAAACTTATACTTGGGAAATTTAAATCCAAAG ATTACAGAGCAGCAATTAATGGAAATATTTGGCAAATATGGACCACTTGCTAGTATTAAAATTATGTGGCCACGTAGTGATGAAGAAAAAGCTAGACAAAGAAATTGTGGTTTTGTTGCTTTTATGAGCCGCAAAGATGGAGAACGAGCTTTAAAAAATCTTAATG GTCGTGATATAATGCAGTACGAGATGAAATTAGGCTGGGGAAAAAGTGTACCAATTCCACCTTACCCTATTTATATTCCACCTGCTTTAATGGAGATAACACAACCACCACCTCCGTCTGGTcttccatttaatgctcaaccacatcgtcgCGACAGGCATAAG GTACCTCGTATTCGAAATCTTCAGACGACAGATCCTCAGGAAAAGGAGAACTTTGAGAAG GTGTTGCAGAACGCAGTTGTCAAAGTGGTTATCCCAACAGAGAG GAACCTTGTCATGTTAATACATAGAATGGTAGAATTTGTCATTCGAGAAGGCCCAATGTTTGAAGCAATGATAATGAATAGAGAACTGAATAATCCTATGTTTAg atttttatttgaaaattattcTCCTGCTCATACATATTATCGATGGaagttatattctatattacaaGGAGATGGGCAAAAGGAATGGCGTACAGAAGATTTTAGAATGTTTAAAGGAGGAAGTGTATGGAGACCACCACCTATCAATCCTTGGACCCAAGGAATGCCTGACGAATTAATTGAAATGGAAGAGAGGCAAGAACCTAGAAGAGGTAGTTTGTCAAACAG TCAACGAGACCGATTAGAAGATCTATTACGAAACATATCACCTGAAAGGATAAAGGTTGCAGAAGCAATGGTGTTTTGTATAGAACATGCTGAAGCAGCAGAAGAAATTTGTGATTGTATTTCAGAATCACTATCAATACTGCAAACTcctgtaaataaaaaaattgcaaGATTGTATCTTATATCAGATATATTACATAACTGTGGTGTCAAAGTAAATAATGCTACTATTTATCGAAAAGC GTTTGAAACTCGACTACTGGATATATTTAATGAAGTTCATCAAGCCTACAAACAATTTGATAGTAGATTAAAGGCAGAAGGATTTAAAGTTCGTGTAATGAGAATGTTTAGAGCATGGGAAGATTGGGCAGTTTATCCGCGAGAATTTCTTgttaaactacaaaatacatTCCTTGGTCTTGTTTTG GCAGATGAACCTGAACCAGAAAATGATGAAGATATTGATGGAGCACCTCTATCAGATGTCGATGGAGATGGCACCGAAGATTTGGATGGCGTACCATTAGACGGTGCTGCTCTTCTTAAAGGCGCTATGAAACATGGTTTAACTCCACAAACAACTTCGAATTACGATGACATTGATGGAGTTCCTA TGGATGAAGATATTGATGGTGTACCAATGGATGAAGAAGATTCTTCAAATATACGTAATAAGGATGGGAAGAAAACAGCAATTCCAGCAGGTTTTGTCCCATCACGGTGGGAAACTGTTGATCCTGACCAG GTTGAAGCACAAGCTATGACCACTAGTAAATGGGACGAGTTAGGTCAAAACGATGATTCAAATTCTCAGGATACTAGTATGGATTCTAG TGGTAGAGATTATAATGAAGAAAGGAGGAACAGACTACGTGAAATTGAAGTCAAAATAATGCAGTATCAAGATGAATTGGAAAGTGGTAGAAGAACATTAAAATCTGGTATGACCATTCAAGGACAAGTAGAACATTACAGAAAAAAACTTATACGAAAG AGTGAGAGAGAAATGAAAGATGTAAAAAGTGAGGAACGCGAAGATGAAAGGCGAAGAGAAAAAAAGCGAAGTACAACACCAGAATCACCAAGTCATTATAGAGATCGAAGACGAACTTCAACAAGTCCATCATCTAAAAGCAATAGATACAG GTCGCGTAGTAGATCACCACGTGGTAAACGCAGATCACGATCACCATACAAAAAACGAGTGCCTGTGACACCATCCCCGCCACGAATTCGACGTACGCCTTCACCTTCTTTTTCATCCAGAATATCTCGTAGATCGCCAACTAATGAACGAAACGATAGGAAAAGAAGAGCTAGATCGCCGTCACTCTCACCACCACCTCCACCACGTGCTTCAAAACATAGAGCTAATAGTCCACCGTCTCCATCTCCACGTAAACATAGACATAAACATAAATATTAA
- the LOC143187027 gene encoding U2 snRNP-associated SURP motif-containing protein isoform X2, with amino-acid sequence MADKAIMKQIAEQKLKAFSIGTMGKRPLSKKELEEQRKKEQEQAAAQAFEEFVATFQETPSKTTSKVWVKAGTYDAGKRQEDTREKGKLYKPQSKISELVDNRSSAEQAQEYARLLGSNERKLDRLGKKKKEGEKKKSNLELFKEELKMIQEEREERHKYKGVVKTVISAQSEDPMMAALKCVEDGSFDNGDPNTTNLYLGNLNPKITEQQLMEIFGKYGPLASIKIMWPRSDEEKARQRNCGFVAFMSRKDGERALKNLNGRDIMQYEMKLGWGKSVPIPPYPIYIPPALMEITQPPPPSGLPFNAQPHRRDRHKTTDPQEKENFEKVLQNAVVKVVIPTERNLVMLIHRMVEFVIREGPMFEAMIMNRELNNPMFRFLFENYSPAHTYYRWKLYSILQGDGQKEWRTEDFRMFKGGSVWRPPPINPWTQGMPDELIEMEERQEPRRGSLSNSQRDRLEDLLRNISPERIKVAEAMVFCIEHAEAAEEICDCISESLSILQTPVNKKIARLYLISDILHNCGVKVNNATIYRKAFETRLLDIFNEVHQAYKQFDSRLKAEGFKVRVMRMFRAWEDWAVYPREFLVKLQNTFLGLVLADEPEPENDEDIDGAPLSDVDGDGTEDLDGVPLDGAALLKGAMKHGLTPQTTSNYDDIDGVPMDEDIDGVPMDEEDSSNIRNKDGKKTAIPAGFVPSRWETVDPDQVEAQAMTTSKWDELGQNDDSNSQDTSMDSSGRDYNEERRNRLREIEVKIMQYQDELESGRRTLKSGMTIQGQVEHYRKKLIRKSEREMKDVKSEEREDERRREKKRSTTPESPSHYRDRRRTSTSPSSKSNRYRSRSRSPRGKRRSRSPYKKRVPVTPSPPRIRRTPSPSFSSRISRRSPTNERNDRKRRARSPSLSPPPPPRASKHRANSPPSPSPRKHRHKHKY; translated from the exons ATGGCAGACAAAGCTATTATGAAG caAATTGCAGAACAGAAATTAAAAGCATTTTCTATTGGCACAATGGGTAAAAGACCACTAAGTAAAAAAGAATTAGAAGAGCAACGTAAAAAGGAACAGGAGCAAGCTGCAGCTCAG GCATTTGAAGAGTTTGTAGCAACTTTTCAAGAAACACCTAGTAAAACAACAAGCAAAGTTTGGGTAAAGGCAGGTACCTATGATGCGGGTAAACGAC AAGAAGATACGAGAGAAAAAGGGAAACTTTATAAACCTCAATCAAAAATATCAGAGCTTGTTGATAATAGATCATCAGCTGAACAAGCACAAGAATATGCAAGGTTACTGGGATCAAATGAAAGAAAATtggatagacttggaaagaagaaaaaagaaggtGAAAAAAAGAAGAGTAATCTTGAACTATTCAAAGAAGAATTAAAGATGATACAAGAAGAGCGTGAAGAAAGGCATAAATACAAAGGTGTAGTGAAGACTGTTATCTCTGCTCAATCAGAAGATCCAATGATGGCAGCATTAAAATGTGTTGAAG atggATCATTTGATAATGGAGATCCAAATACAACAAACTTATACTTGGGAAATTTAAATCCAAAG ATTACAGAGCAGCAATTAATGGAAATATTTGGCAAATATGGACCACTTGCTAGTATTAAAATTATGTGGCCACGTAGTGATGAAGAAAAAGCTAGACAAAGAAATTGTGGTTTTGTTGCTTTTATGAGCCGCAAAGATGGAGAACGAGCTTTAAAAAATCTTAATG GTCGTGATATAATGCAGTACGAGATGAAATTAGGCTGGGGAAAAAGTGTACCAATTCCACCTTACCCTATTTATATTCCACCTGCTTTAATGGAGATAACACAACCACCACCTCCGTCTGGTcttccatttaatgctcaaccacatcgtcgCGACAGGCATAAG ACGACAGATCCTCAGGAAAAGGAGAACTTTGAGAAG GTGTTGCAGAACGCAGTTGTCAAAGTGGTTATCCCAACAGAGAG GAACCTTGTCATGTTAATACATAGAATGGTAGAATTTGTCATTCGAGAAGGCCCAATGTTTGAAGCAATGATAATGAATAGAGAACTGAATAATCCTATGTTTAg atttttatttgaaaattattcTCCTGCTCATACATATTATCGATGGaagttatattctatattacaaGGAGATGGGCAAAAGGAATGGCGTACAGAAGATTTTAGAATGTTTAAAGGAGGAAGTGTATGGAGACCACCACCTATCAATCCTTGGACCCAAGGAATGCCTGACGAATTAATTGAAATGGAAGAGAGGCAAGAACCTAGAAGAGGTAGTTTGTCAAACAG TCAACGAGACCGATTAGAAGATCTATTACGAAACATATCACCTGAAAGGATAAAGGTTGCAGAAGCAATGGTGTTTTGTATAGAACATGCTGAAGCAGCAGAAGAAATTTGTGATTGTATTTCAGAATCACTATCAATACTGCAAACTcctgtaaataaaaaaattgcaaGATTGTATCTTATATCAGATATATTACATAACTGTGGTGTCAAAGTAAATAATGCTACTATTTATCGAAAAGC GTTTGAAACTCGACTACTGGATATATTTAATGAAGTTCATCAAGCCTACAAACAATTTGATAGTAGATTAAAGGCAGAAGGATTTAAAGTTCGTGTAATGAGAATGTTTAGAGCATGGGAAGATTGGGCAGTTTATCCGCGAGAATTTCTTgttaaactacaaaatacatTCCTTGGTCTTGTTTTG GCAGATGAACCTGAACCAGAAAATGATGAAGATATTGATGGAGCACCTCTATCAGATGTCGATGGAGATGGCACCGAAGATTTGGATGGCGTACCATTAGACGGTGCTGCTCTTCTTAAAGGCGCTATGAAACATGGTTTAACTCCACAAACAACTTCGAATTACGATGACATTGATGGAGTTCCTA TGGATGAAGATATTGATGGTGTACCAATGGATGAAGAAGATTCTTCAAATATACGTAATAAGGATGGGAAGAAAACAGCAATTCCAGCAGGTTTTGTCCCATCACGGTGGGAAACTGTTGATCCTGACCAG GTTGAAGCACAAGCTATGACCACTAGTAAATGGGACGAGTTAGGTCAAAACGATGATTCAAATTCTCAGGATACTAGTATGGATTCTAG TGGTAGAGATTATAATGAAGAAAGGAGGAACAGACTACGTGAAATTGAAGTCAAAATAATGCAGTATCAAGATGAATTGGAAAGTGGTAGAAGAACATTAAAATCTGGTATGACCATTCAAGGACAAGTAGAACATTACAGAAAAAAACTTATACGAAAG AGTGAGAGAGAAATGAAAGATGTAAAAAGTGAGGAACGCGAAGATGAAAGGCGAAGAGAAAAAAAGCGAAGTACAACACCAGAATCACCAAGTCATTATAGAGATCGAAGACGAACTTCAACAAGTCCATCATCTAAAAGCAATAGATACAG GTCGCGTAGTAGATCACCACGTGGTAAACGCAGATCACGATCACCATACAAAAAACGAGTGCCTGTGACACCATCCCCGCCACGAATTCGACGTACGCCTTCACCTTCTTTTTCATCCAGAATATCTCGTAGATCGCCAACTAATGAACGAAACGATAGGAAAAGAAGAGCTAGATCGCCGTCACTCTCACCACCACCTCCACCACGTGCTTCAAAACATAGAGCTAATAGTCCACCGTCTCCATCTCCACGTAAACATAGACATAAACATAAATATTAA